In Onychostoma macrolepis isolate SWU-2019 chromosome 04, ASM1243209v1, whole genome shotgun sequence, one DNA window encodes the following:
- the LOC131538764 gene encoding gastrula zinc finger protein XlCGF8.2DB-like — protein MRDPEPCRIKQTEDTEEQTELIEEIDENEELSEVEEKNHVKPGEKPLSCSQIKQKDLKKRRAKKSFSCTQCGKSVSSKPSLERHLKVHTGEKPFICDQCGKSFTRSVHLKEHMNIHTGEKLHKCSHCDKRFSRSTHLKTHERIHTGENLYTCDQCGKSFTINKLLTAHMRVHTGEKPFTCDQCGKSFAQLSHLKEHMNIHTREKLYTCDQCNKLFLRAPHLKQHMRVHTKEKPHSCDLCGKSFSRLQRLKEHQKIHTGVREYMCFKCEKTFTSASNLKLHERIHTGEKPCKCSHCDKRFIHSGALKTHERIHTGEKPYKCSHCDKRFSQSGDLKRHERIHTGEKPYDCTECGKCFIQSSSLHSHTKKYHSK, from the exons atgagagatccagaaccctgcagaattaAACAGACTGAAGAtactgaagaacaaacag agTTGATTGAAGAAATCGATGAGAATGAAGAACTGAGTGAAGTTGAGGAGAAAAATCATGTCAaacctggagaaaaacctttgaGTTGCTCTCAAATCAAacagaaagatttaaagaaaagaagagccaAGAAATCTTTctcctgcactcagtgtggaaagagtgtCTCAAGCAAACCAAGTCTTGAGCGTCACTTGaaagttcatactggagagaaaccgttcatttgtgatcagtgcgggaagagtttcacacgatCAGTACACCTTAAGGagcacatgaacatccacactggagagaaactgcacaagtgttcacactgtgataagagattcagtcggtcaacacatctgaaaacacatgagaggatccacactggagagaacctatacacatgtgatcagtgtgggaagagtttcaccaTAAACAAACTACTTACAGCacacatgagagttcatactggagagaaaccgtttacttgtgatcagtgcgggaagagttttgcACAATTATCACACCTCAAAgaacacatgaacatccacactagagagaaactgtacacatgtgatcaatgcaACAAACTGTTTTTGAGAGCTCCACACCTGAAGCAgcacatgagagttcatacaaaggagaagccacattcatgtgatttgtgtggaaagagtttttcacgtCTACAACGTTTGaaagaacatcagaaaatacacactggtgtgagagagtacatgtgctttAAGTGTGAAAAGACTTTTACTTCAGCGAGCAATTTAAAACtgcatgagaggatccacactggagagaaaccttgcaagtgttcacactgtgacaagagattcattcattcaggagctctgaaaacacatgagaggattcacactggagagaaaccttacaagtgttcacactgtgacaagaggtTCAGTCAGTCAGGAGACCTGAAAAGAcacgagaggatccacactggagaaaaaccgtATGACTGCACTGAATGTGGAAAGTGTTTCATTCAATCATCTTCTCTACACagtcatacaaaaaaatatcacagtaagtag